The DNA segment AACTTGCTATAATTAAGGGCTGAGAAGGGTGCTGTACAAATTCGCCTTGAAGCCTTAGGTCTAACTTTTGAATTTTTCCTCCAGAAAGTTGGCTTATTAAAAGACCCATTGTTTCAGCTAATTGTAAATGAGGTTTAAGGCTATCCATAATATCAGGACTTAAACCAGGAATATTTACTGCTGTTCTTGCAGAAAGGCCCAAAAGAACATCTCTTATTTGTTCCGCAACATCTACTGCAACATTCTCTTGAGCCTCCCTTGTTGAGGCTCCTAAATGAGGAGTAAGGATTAAATTTTTATCAACTTTAAGTAATGGTGAATTAGAATCTAATGGCTCTTCAGCAAACACATCAATAGCTGCTCCTCCAATCAATGACTTATTAAGCGCCTCAGCTAAAGCTTCTTCATCAATTATTCCCCCTCGAGCACAGTTTATTAATTTCGCATTATCTTTCATACTTTTTAACACTTTCATATCTACCAAGTTTTCTGTTTCTGAAGTCCTCGGCAAATGTAAACTTACATAATCAGATTCAGCAAACAATGTTTTCAATTCGGACAATTTGACCTGTAATTGTTGTGCTCTCTCTGAGGAAACAAAAGGATCATATCCATAAACATCCATTCCAAGCGCATTAGCAACTTTTGCGACATGAGTACCTATTTTTCCCAAACCCACAACACCTAGCTTTTTCTTAAAGAGTTCATTACCAACAAACTTTTTCCTTTCCCATTTACCTAAAAAAGTACTACTGTTAGCAATCGGTATATTTCTAGATAATGCCAACATCATTGCAATTGTATGCTCGGCAGCAGCTATTGTATTTCCTCCTGGAGAATTAACAACCAATACACCCTTCTGAGTAGCAGCCTTAACATCAACATTATCTACACCAACCCCAGCCCTGCCAATTATTCTTAGTTTTTTAGAAGAATTAATAATATCTCCTGTAACTTGAGTCCCAGAACGTATCATAAGAGCATCATAGTCTTGGATAATAGATGCCAATTCAAGGTTGGAGATTCCTATTCTCTGATCAACTTGAGCGACTTGGGAAAGAATATCAATTCCAGTTTGATCAATTGGATCGGTAATTAGAACTTTTGTCATTTAAAGAGTTGTTCTTTAATTTTTTACTTTAACTTAATCTATAGTAGAGATATCTTATTTTTTTTATTTGAATCAACAAACCAACATTTGAGGAATGAAAATTGACTAAAAGTATAGTGATATTTAATGAGCTAGAAAAATGCCTTGATCTTTTAAATGTTTTTAAAGATAAGTCAGTATTTCTTGAAGAAACTTTATTAATAGTGCCATCTAAAGAAAAAATAACTCCCGATCAACAACAATTATTAAATTCATCGAAAAATAGCTTTTTTAGATCTGATGAAATAGAAAACATAAGAATCCTAAATCCAAAACTTGATAGAAAGATTAGACAAAAAAACATGAGCATCTGGCTTATGCCATTTGGATTTATAGCAGGCATAGCATTTTCCAACATGACAAACTTATCCACTTTTAGCTTCCTAGGATTAAATAATATAGGCGAATCCTTCATAGGGGGTATTTTGGGTATGGGCTCAGGATATTTAGGTAGCATTGTATCTTCAGCAAGTATCAATCTTAATAGGAATAAAGAGTTGAAATCTATTATTGATTTCAATAAAGAGGGGAAATGGCTTGTTCTTCTCGAAAACCAAATAGGTACTGAATTACCTTGGGCTTTAATAAAACAATCAGAACCAAGAGACATAATTTTTATAGAAAGCTAA comes from the Prochlorococcus marinus str. MIT 9515 genome and includes:
- the serA gene encoding phosphoglycerate dehydrogenase, with translation MTKVLITDPIDQTGIDILSQVAQVDQRIGISNLELASIIQDYDALMIRSGTQVTGDIINSSKKLRIIGRAGVGVDNVDVKAATQKGVLVVNSPGGNTIAAAEHTIAMMLALSRNIPIANSSTFLGKWERKKFVGNELFKKKLGVVGLGKIGTHVAKVANALGMDVYGYDPFVSSERAQQLQVKLSELKTLFAESDYVSLHLPRTSETENLVDMKVLKSMKDNAKLINCARGGIIDEEALAEALNKSLIGGAAIDVFAEEPLDSNSPLLKVDKNLILTPHLGASTREAQENVAVDVAEQIRDVLLGLSARTAVNIPGLSPDIMDSLKPHLQLAETMGLLISQLSGGKIQKLDLRLQGEFVQHPSQPLIIASLKGLLSKALGDRINYVNASLEAESRGISVVESKDEARPEFASGSLQLTTFGDNGEHSVAGSIFADGELRIISIDQYPVNVSPSRFMLITRHRDMPGIIGKLGSLLGDHNVNIASMQVGRKIVRGEAVMVLSIDDPIPTNLLESILEVEGITSSDPVTL